A section of the Haliaeetus albicilla chromosome 6, bHalAlb1.1, whole genome shotgun sequence genome encodes:
- the LOC104313892 gene encoding lymphotactin gives MTIYKLCERGLTTATFFSALTKKPPTMKLHVAAILVIFWLGVFSAHTVKGGIASQSMQKISCVNLSTEQLNIRKLVSYEKQQVPVEAIMFITTRGIKICVSPKHKWVQAAMKKIDQKRITKGR, from the exons ATGACAATATATAAACTCTGTGAAAGAGGGCTGACAACAGCCACGTTCTTCTCTGCCTTGACAAAGAAGCCACCAACAATGAAACTCCACGTTGCAGCTATCCTCGTCATCTTCTGGCTTGGTGTCTTCTCTGCGCACACAGTGAAAG GGGGCATTGCAAGTCAGTCCATGCAAAAAATCAGTTGCGTAAACCTGTCTACAGAGCAACTGAACATCCGAAAGCTTGTCAGCTATGAAAAGCAACAAGTTCCAGTAGAAGCCATCAT GTTTATCACCACAAGAGGTATCAAGATCTGCGTAAGCCCCAAGCACAAATGGGTgcaggctgctatgaagaagATAGACCAAAAACGTATCACCAAAGGCAGATAA